In Euwallacea fornicatus isolate EFF26 chromosome 2, ASM4011564v1, whole genome shotgun sequence, one genomic interval encodes:
- the SP555 gene encoding SPRY domain-containing SOCS box protein 3, whose translation MISDEDERAKSGGFGGELPCEDHWSWDKHHHSHEVTLGGKQLRTARFHPNWSSGTAGVRGTKILNNGRYYWELILSRRIFGTSMMFGVGTKKARLHEDSFVNLLGIDKHSWGLSHKGLIWHNGNWSYYTKPFRENVSTRIGVLFDGVAGTLTYYKDGKCLGIAFRGLNEIKEPLFPAVCSTAAKTEMILENMKRDFVNLQDRCRAVIVKRLNCKEDVKQLCLPLRIQSYLCDVIEDSLDSYRLVSKNLDYLEANFLTSIPGKT comes from the exons ATGATCTCCGACGAGGACGAAAGAGCTAAATCTGGAGGTTTTGGGGGCGAATTGCCATGTGAAGACCATTGGTCCTGGGACAAACACCATCACAGTCAtgag GTAACTTTGGGCGGAAAGCAGTTGAGAACTGCTCGGTTTCACCCCAATTGGAGCAGTGGCACTGCAGGGGTTAGAGGAACTAAGATTCTGAATAATGGCAGGTACTATTGGGAATTGATACTTTCTAGAAGAATATTTGGTACTAGCATGATGTTCGGTGTAG GAACAAAAAAGGCGCGTCTTCACGAAGATTCTTTCGTGAATTTGCTGGGGATCGATAAACATAGCTGGGGGTTGTCACATAAAGGCTTAATCTGGCACAATGGAAATTGGTCCTACTATACCAAACCTTTCAGGGAGAATGTCTCTACGAGAATCGGCGTTCTCTTCGATGGTGTTGCAG GGACTTTAACATACTACAAAGATGGAAAATGCCTAGGAATCGCCTTTAGAGGCCTCAACGAAATCAAAGAACCATTATTCCCTGCAGTTTGTTCAACTGCGGCCAAAACAGAAATGATCCTGGAAAATATGAAGAGGGATTTTGTAAATCTTCAAGATCGATGTAGGGCGGTAATAGTGAAGAGACTGAACTGTAAGGAGGATGTTAAGCAGTTGTGTCTGCCCTTGAGGATACAATCTTATTTGTGCGATGTTATAGAAGATTCTTTGGACTCGTACAGGTTAGTTAGTAAGAATTTAGATTATTTAGAGGCGAATTTTCTCACCTCCATTCCAGGAAAGACTTAA